In Belonocnema kinseyi isolate 2016_QV_RU_SX_M_011 chromosome 4, B_treatae_v1, whole genome shotgun sequence, a single window of DNA contains:
- the LOC117171238 gene encoding uridine phosphorylase 1-like isoform X4 yields MSVDVLQSRGDEMSVTVCGQDENVERCQDGLVKLKNAEVEQMSKDILYHLGFDTNSDDLEKLFGDVKHGIGVPSLSILLVEIIKLLYHAKAKNPVIFRIGSSGGIDVEPGTVVITNGAVDELMRPFFEIPICGKLVRRPSEFDQNLAIELKALALPEDNFQTKVGKTMCATDFYEGQGRRDGAFCCFTEAERIGYLDKLKNHGVLNIEMECVCFGALTHFAGIKSGIVCVALLNRYNGDQISVPKDVLQEFEKRPQALVLRYIRKCLQEKNQNSS; encoded by the exons atgtcAGTTGATGTTCTGCAGTCAAGAGGAGA TGAAATGTCGGTTACAGTTTGTGGACAGGACGAAAATGTTGAAAG ATGTCAAGATGGCTTAGTGAAGCTTAAAAATGCCGAGGTTGAGCAAATGAGCAAGGATATTTTATACCACCTTGGATTTGACACTAATTCTGATGATTTGGAGAAATTATTTGGGGATGTGAAG catGGCATTGGCGTACCATCACTCAGCATTTTGCTTGTGGAAATTATCAAATTGTTGTATCATGCAAAAGCAAAGAATCCTGTAATTTTTAGAATTGGTAGTAGTGGTGGTATTGATGTAGAACCAGGAACTGTGGTAATCACAAATGGGGCAGTTGACGAATTAATGAGACCTTTCTTTGAAATT CCAATTTGCGGGAAACTGGTTCGCAGACCCTCAGAATTCGATCAAAATTTAGCGATTGAATTAAAAGCTCTAGCCCTTCCTGaggataattttcaaaccaaagtggGTAAAACGATGTGTGCTACTGATTTTTACGAAGGACAGGGTCGTCGAGATGGAGCTTTCTGTTGCTTTACGGAAGCTGAGAGAATAGGATATCTCGATAAATTGAAAAACCATGGTGTCCTTAATATTGAGATGGAGTGCGTTTGTTTTGGAGCTCTTACTCATTTCGCTGGAATCAAATCCGGTATAGTCTGTGTGGCATTATTAAATCGCTATAATGGTGACCAG ATTTCTGTACCGAAGGATGTacttcaagaatttgaaaaaagacctCAAGCATTGGTCCTTCGTTATATACGAAAGTGTCTTCAAGAAAAGAATCAGAATTCTTCATGA
- the LOC117171238 gene encoding uridine phosphorylase 1-like isoform X1, which translates to MSVDVLQSRGDEMSVTVCGQDENVERCQDGLVKLKNAEVEQMSKDILYHLGFDTNSDDLEKLFGDVKFVCTGGTDFRMREFAYYIEKELADLLDRGTTVIDYSKRSHRYGMYKVGPVLSVSHGIGVPSLSILLVEIIKLLYHAKAKNPVIFRIGSSGGIDVEPGTVVITNGAVDELMRPFFEIPICGKLVRRPSEFDQNLAIELKALALPEDNFQTKVGKTMCATDFYEGQGRRDGAFCCFTEAERIGYLDKLKNHGVLNIEMECVCFGALTHFAGIKSGIVCVALLNRYNGDQISVPKDVLQEFEKRPQALVLRYIRKCLQEKNQNSS; encoded by the exons atgtcAGTTGATGTTCTGCAGTCAAGAGGAGA TGAAATGTCGGTTACAGTTTGTGGACAGGACGAAAATGTTGAAAG ATGTCAAGATGGCTTAGTGAAGCTTAAAAATGCCGAGGTTGAGCAAATGAGCAAGGATATTTTATACCACCTTGGATTTGACACTAATTCTGATGATTTGGAGAAATTATTTGGGGATGTGAAG TTTGTTTGCACAGGAGGAACTGATTTTCGCATGAGAGAATTCgcttattatattgaaaaagaaCTTGCTGATCTGCTAGATAGAGGAACGACTGTAATCGACTATTCTAAAAGATCACATCGATATGGCATGTATAAAGTGGGCCCAGTACTCTCTGTCAGT catGGCATTGGCGTACCATCACTCAGCATTTTGCTTGTGGAAATTATCAAATTGTTGTATCATGCAAAAGCAAAGAATCCTGTAATTTTTAGAATTGGTAGTAGTGGTGGTATTGATGTAGAACCAGGAACTGTGGTAATCACAAATGGGGCAGTTGACGAATTAATGAGACCTTTCTTTGAAATT CCAATTTGCGGGAAACTGGTTCGCAGACCCTCAGAATTCGATCAAAATTTAGCGATTGAATTAAAAGCTCTAGCCCTTCCTGaggataattttcaaaccaaagtggGTAAAACGATGTGTGCTACTGATTTTTACGAAGGACAGGGTCGTCGAGATGGAGCTTTCTGTTGCTTTACGGAAGCTGAGAGAATAGGATATCTCGATAAATTGAAAAACCATGGTGTCCTTAATATTGAGATGGAGTGCGTTTGTTTTGGAGCTCTTACTCATTTCGCTGGAATCAAATCCGGTATAGTCTGTGTGGCATTATTAAATCGCTATAATGGTGACCAG ATTTCTGTACCGAAGGATGTacttcaagaatttgaaaaaagacctCAAGCATTGGTCCTTCGTTATATACGAAAGTGTCTTCAAGAAAAGAATCAGAATTCTTCATGA
- the LOC117171238 gene encoding uridine phosphorylase 2-like isoform X3, protein MSKDILYHLGFDTNSDDLEKLFGDVKFVCTGGTDFRMREFAYYIEKELADLLDRGTTVIDYSKRSHRYGMYKVGPVLSVSHGIGVPSLSILLVEIIKLLYHAKAKNPVIFRIGSSGGIDVEPGTVVITNGAVDELMRPFFEIPICGKLVRRPSEFDQNLAIELKALALPEDNFQTKVGKTMCATDFYEGQGRRDGAFCCFTEAERIGYLDKLKNHGVLNIEMECVCFGALTHFAGIKSGIVCVALLNRYNGDQISVPKDVLQEFEKRPQALVLRYIRKCLQEKNQNSS, encoded by the exons ATGAGCAAGGATATTTTATACCACCTTGGATTTGACACTAATTCTGATGATTTGGAGAAATTATTTGGGGATGTGAAG TTTGTTTGCACAGGAGGAACTGATTTTCGCATGAGAGAATTCgcttattatattgaaaaagaaCTTGCTGATCTGCTAGATAGAGGAACGACTGTAATCGACTATTCTAAAAGATCACATCGATATGGCATGTATAAAGTGGGCCCAGTACTCTCTGTCAGT catGGCATTGGCGTACCATCACTCAGCATTTTGCTTGTGGAAATTATCAAATTGTTGTATCATGCAAAAGCAAAGAATCCTGTAATTTTTAGAATTGGTAGTAGTGGTGGTATTGATGTAGAACCAGGAACTGTGGTAATCACAAATGGGGCAGTTGACGAATTAATGAGACCTTTCTTTGAAATT CCAATTTGCGGGAAACTGGTTCGCAGACCCTCAGAATTCGATCAAAATTTAGCGATTGAATTAAAAGCTCTAGCCCTTCCTGaggataattttcaaaccaaagtggGTAAAACGATGTGTGCTACTGATTTTTACGAAGGACAGGGTCGTCGAGATGGAGCTTTCTGTTGCTTTACGGAAGCTGAGAGAATAGGATATCTCGATAAATTGAAAAACCATGGTGTCCTTAATATTGAGATGGAGTGCGTTTGTTTTGGAGCTCTTACTCATTTCGCTGGAATCAAATCCGGTATAGTCTGTGTGGCATTATTAAATCGCTATAATGGTGACCAG ATTTCTGTACCGAAGGATGTacttcaagaatttgaaaaaagacctCAAGCATTGGTCCTTCGTTATATACGAAAGTGTCTTCAAGAAAAGAATCAGAATTCTTCATGA
- the LOC117171838 gene encoding uridine phosphorylase 2-like isoform X3, with translation MDQDILYHLALGSGSHDLVEMFGDVKFVCMGGTPKRMEQFAYFIMEEIGHKLPAGTTLLDISQYSYRYSMYKVGPVLSISHGMGIPSVGILLHEVIKLMYHAKAKDPVFFRIGTCGGIGLEPGTVVVSEEVVDGMLNPYLECPVLGKVIRRPAKLDRHLARELKALAHHDDLYDTVVGKTMCCSDFYEGQGRLDGAFCDFSESEKMEYLTSIHSNNVLNIEMESLAFAALTHHAGIKSAVVCVTMLDRLKGDQVNSPKEVLDELQKRPQTLISRYITRHLQRKGRLTSLDGHGSMCVKSPRRFKLVQQESENYD, from the exons ATGGATCAAGACATTCTTTATCATCTGGCTCTTGGTAGTGGGTCTCATGATTTAGTGGAAATGTTTGGAGATGTCAAg TTCGTATGCATGGGAGGAACTCCAAAGCGGATGGAACAGTTCGCTTACTTCATCATGGAAGAAATAGGTCACAAGCTTCCTGCAGGAACGACGCTACTCGACATCAGCCAGTATTCTTATCGTTATTCAATGTACAAAGTTGGCCCAGTACTTTCCATCAGT CACGGAATGGGAATTCCATCGGTTGGAATCCTCCTCCATGAAGTTATCAAGTTGATGTATCACGCAAAGGCCAAGGATCCAGTTTTCTTCAGAATTGGAACCTGCGGCGGAATCGGCTTAGAACCTGGAACTGTGGTTGTTTCAGAGGAAGTAGTCGATGGAATGTTAAACCCATACCTAGAATGT CCAGTTTTGGGGAAAGTCATTCGTAGACCAGCGAAACTGGACCGACATTTAGCACGTGAGTTGAAAGCCCTTGCTCATCATGATGATCTGTATGATACAGTAGTTGGAAAAACCATGTGCTGCAGCGACTTTTACGAAGGTCAAGGCCGTTTAGATGGTGCTTTTTGCGATTTTTCGGAATCGGAAAAAATGGAGTACCTTACCAGTATTCATAGCAACAATGTCTTAAATATCGAGATGGAGAGTCTTGCCTTTGCTGCTCTCACACATCATGCTGGAATTAAATCGGCTGTAGTTTGTGTCACAATGCTGGATCGACTCAAAGGCGACCAG gTGAATTCTCCGAAAGAAGTTTTGGATGAACTTCAAAAAAGACCTCAAACTTTGATTTCACGATACATAACGAGGCATTTGCAACGAAAGGGTCGTCTAACATCATTAGATGGCCATGGATCTATGTGTGTGAAAAGTCCTCGTCGATTCAAACTCGTGCAGCAAGAATCTGAAAATTACGATTAG
- the LOC117171238 gene encoding uridine phosphorylase 1-like isoform X2 — protein MSVTVCGQDENVERCQDGLVKLKNAEVEQMSKDILYHLGFDTNSDDLEKLFGDVKFVCTGGTDFRMREFAYYIEKELADLLDRGTTVIDYSKRSHRYGMYKVGPVLSVSHGIGVPSLSILLVEIIKLLYHAKAKNPVIFRIGSSGGIDVEPGTVVITNGAVDELMRPFFEIPICGKLVRRPSEFDQNLAIELKALALPEDNFQTKVGKTMCATDFYEGQGRRDGAFCCFTEAERIGYLDKLKNHGVLNIEMECVCFGALTHFAGIKSGIVCVALLNRYNGDQISVPKDVLQEFEKRPQALVLRYIRKCLQEKNQNSS, from the exons ATGTCGGTTACAGTTTGTGGACAGGACGAAAATGTTGAAAG ATGTCAAGATGGCTTAGTGAAGCTTAAAAATGCCGAGGTTGAGCAAATGAGCAAGGATATTTTATACCACCTTGGATTTGACACTAATTCTGATGATTTGGAGAAATTATTTGGGGATGTGAAG TTTGTTTGCACAGGAGGAACTGATTTTCGCATGAGAGAATTCgcttattatattgaaaaagaaCTTGCTGATCTGCTAGATAGAGGAACGACTGTAATCGACTATTCTAAAAGATCACATCGATATGGCATGTATAAAGTGGGCCCAGTACTCTCTGTCAGT catGGCATTGGCGTACCATCACTCAGCATTTTGCTTGTGGAAATTATCAAATTGTTGTATCATGCAAAAGCAAAGAATCCTGTAATTTTTAGAATTGGTAGTAGTGGTGGTATTGATGTAGAACCAGGAACTGTGGTAATCACAAATGGGGCAGTTGACGAATTAATGAGACCTTTCTTTGAAATT CCAATTTGCGGGAAACTGGTTCGCAGACCCTCAGAATTCGATCAAAATTTAGCGATTGAATTAAAAGCTCTAGCCCTTCCTGaggataattttcaaaccaaagtggGTAAAACGATGTGTGCTACTGATTTTTACGAAGGACAGGGTCGTCGAGATGGAGCTTTCTGTTGCTTTACGGAAGCTGAGAGAATAGGATATCTCGATAAATTGAAAAACCATGGTGTCCTTAATATTGAGATGGAGTGCGTTTGTTTTGGAGCTCTTACTCATTTCGCTGGAATCAAATCCGGTATAGTCTGTGTGGCATTATTAAATCGCTATAATGGTGACCAG ATTTCTGTACCGAAGGATGTacttcaagaatttgaaaaaagacctCAAGCATTGGTCCTTCGTTATATACGAAAGTGTCTTCAAGAAAAGAATCAGAATTCTTCATGA
- the LOC117171838 gene encoding uridine phosphorylase 1-like isoform X2 has product MSLLLEDEETDEYRDGSVRLRNPNIELMDQDILYHLALGSGSHDLVEMFGDVKFVCMGGTPKRMEQFAYFIMEEIGHKLPAGTTLLDISQYSYRYSMYKVGPVLSISHGMGIPSVGILLHEVIKLMYHAKAKDPVFFRIGTCGGIGLEPGTVVVSEEVVDGMLNPYLECPVLGKVIRRPAKLDRHLARELKALAHHDDLYDTVVGKTMCCSDFYEGQGRLDGAFCDFSESEKMEYLTSIHSNNVLNIEMESLAFAALTHHAGIKSAVVCVTMLDRLKGDQVNSPKEVLDELQKRPQTLISRYITRHLQRKGRLTSLDGHGSMCVKSPRRFKLVQQESENYD; this is encoded by the exons GTACCGAGATGGCTCCGTTCGTCTCAGAAATCCCAATATTGAACTTATGGATCAAGACATTCTTTATCATCTGGCTCTTGGTAGTGGGTCTCATGATTTAGTGGAAATGTTTGGAGATGTCAAg TTCGTATGCATGGGAGGAACTCCAAAGCGGATGGAACAGTTCGCTTACTTCATCATGGAAGAAATAGGTCACAAGCTTCCTGCAGGAACGACGCTACTCGACATCAGCCAGTATTCTTATCGTTATTCAATGTACAAAGTTGGCCCAGTACTTTCCATCAGT CACGGAATGGGAATTCCATCGGTTGGAATCCTCCTCCATGAAGTTATCAAGTTGATGTATCACGCAAAGGCCAAGGATCCAGTTTTCTTCAGAATTGGAACCTGCGGCGGAATCGGCTTAGAACCTGGAACTGTGGTTGTTTCAGAGGAAGTAGTCGATGGAATGTTAAACCCATACCTAGAATGT CCAGTTTTGGGGAAAGTCATTCGTAGACCAGCGAAACTGGACCGACATTTAGCACGTGAGTTGAAAGCCCTTGCTCATCATGATGATCTGTATGATACAGTAGTTGGAAAAACCATGTGCTGCAGCGACTTTTACGAAGGTCAAGGCCGTTTAGATGGTGCTTTTTGCGATTTTTCGGAATCGGAAAAAATGGAGTACCTTACCAGTATTCATAGCAACAATGTCTTAAATATCGAGATGGAGAGTCTTGCCTTTGCTGCTCTCACACATCATGCTGGAATTAAATCGGCTGTAGTTTGTGTCACAATGCTGGATCGACTCAAAGGCGACCAG gTGAATTCTCCGAAAGAAGTTTTGGATGAACTTCAAAAAAGACCTCAAACTTTGATTTCACGATACATAACGAGGCATTTGCAACGAAAGGGTCGTCTAACATCATTAGATGGCCATGGATCTATGTGTGTGAAAAGTCCTCGTCGATTCAAACTCGTGCAGCAAGAATCTGAAAATTACGATTAG
- the LOC117171838 gene encoding uridine phosphorylase 1-like isoform X1, with the protein MPECTCKFNRIEGEDNHECQLKLPVEKIQVKNLYDGDRPVDDQSLLRYRDGSVRLRNPNIELMDQDILYHLALGSGSHDLVEMFGDVKFVCMGGTPKRMEQFAYFIMEEIGHKLPAGTTLLDISQYSYRYSMYKVGPVLSISHGMGIPSVGILLHEVIKLMYHAKAKDPVFFRIGTCGGIGLEPGTVVVSEEVVDGMLNPYLECPVLGKVIRRPAKLDRHLARELKALAHHDDLYDTVVGKTMCCSDFYEGQGRLDGAFCDFSESEKMEYLTSIHSNNVLNIEMESLAFAALTHHAGIKSAVVCVTMLDRLKGDQVNSPKEVLDELQKRPQTLISRYITRHLQRKGRLTSLDGHGSMCVKSPRRFKLVQQESENYD; encoded by the exons atgccGGAGTGCACGTGCAAGTTTAATAGAATCGAAGGTGAAGATAATCACGAATGCCAGTTGAAACTCCCGGTAGAGAAAATCCAAGTGAAGAATTTGTATGATGGTGATAGACCTGTTGATGATCAGAGTCTCCTGAG GTACCGAGATGGCTCCGTTCGTCTCAGAAATCCCAATATTGAACTTATGGATCAAGACATTCTTTATCATCTGGCTCTTGGTAGTGGGTCTCATGATTTAGTGGAAATGTTTGGAGATGTCAAg TTCGTATGCATGGGAGGAACTCCAAAGCGGATGGAACAGTTCGCTTACTTCATCATGGAAGAAATAGGTCACAAGCTTCCTGCAGGAACGACGCTACTCGACATCAGCCAGTATTCTTATCGTTATTCAATGTACAAAGTTGGCCCAGTACTTTCCATCAGT CACGGAATGGGAATTCCATCGGTTGGAATCCTCCTCCATGAAGTTATCAAGTTGATGTATCACGCAAAGGCCAAGGATCCAGTTTTCTTCAGAATTGGAACCTGCGGCGGAATCGGCTTAGAACCTGGAACTGTGGTTGTTTCAGAGGAAGTAGTCGATGGAATGTTAAACCCATACCTAGAATGT CCAGTTTTGGGGAAAGTCATTCGTAGACCAGCGAAACTGGACCGACATTTAGCACGTGAGTTGAAAGCCCTTGCTCATCATGATGATCTGTATGATACAGTAGTTGGAAAAACCATGTGCTGCAGCGACTTTTACGAAGGTCAAGGCCGTTTAGATGGTGCTTTTTGCGATTTTTCGGAATCGGAAAAAATGGAGTACCTTACCAGTATTCATAGCAACAATGTCTTAAATATCGAGATGGAGAGTCTTGCCTTTGCTGCTCTCACACATCATGCTGGAATTAAATCGGCTGTAGTTTGTGTCACAATGCTGGATCGACTCAAAGGCGACCAG gTGAATTCTCCGAAAGAAGTTTTGGATGAACTTCAAAAAAGACCTCAAACTTTGATTTCACGATACATAACGAGGCATTTGCAACGAAAGGGTCGTCTAACATCATTAGATGGCCATGGATCTATGTGTGTGAAAAGTCCTCGTCGATTCAAACTCGTGCAGCAAGAATCTGAAAATTACGATTAG